The Canis lupus familiaris isolate Mischka breed German Shepherd chromosome 7, alternate assembly UU_Cfam_GSD_1.0, whole genome shotgun sequence nucleotide sequence CTGATTATTGCCTATGACTAACCATGAAGCAACCTTGCTTGATGtgcaaatacagaaaagaatGTGAGAGCCTTCCCGGAAATTTCCAGATGACTCAGAAAAGCAATTTTCTCTTTCACAGGACCTGCCCACTATGATGCCATTTCCAACTTATAAATCTGCTGTATTCTGGTGAAAGTATTAATGAGGGGCTTTTGCTAATTCTCAGAacagaatgctttttattttgtcgGGCCATATCCAAGAGTCTTTTTCTCCATCTAATGGCTTAATTTTAACAATAGCTTTCTGTCTTATTAAAGAAGTTAAAGTAAACCCCTGTAGAAAAGCGTCTTTTGCTCACCTCTGCAACCTGTCCCAGTGTACTTCTAAATAGGAACCCATTTTCTgaagtcttttttattctagtatCAGATAACTGTCTGTTGGTGACTATTTTACAAGTGATATATAATTTGTGGCTTTTTACCATGTTAGCAGTTAtcataaaataatactatatcTGTCAGCATGGACTTACCAACTCTACTTTTAGCACAAAGGACCAAGAATAGAGCATTCATGGTCGTTTTCTCACcatctgaatgaatgaaattaggGTTCTCTTTTCCACAGAGATCTTGCAGCCCGTAACTGCCTAGTGGGAGAAAACCATGTGGTAAAAGTGGCTGACTTTGGCTTAAGTAGATTGATGACTGGAGACACGTATACTGCTCATGCTGGAGCCAAATTTCCTATTAAATGGACAGCACCAGAGAGTCTTGCCTACAATACCTTCTCAATTAAATCTGACGTCTGGGGTAAGGTTGGAAGGGACTTTTTCTTTGTctgacattttatgtttttaataaatgtttttagttCTTTAGAGCTTCTCATTTGTGTGATCAGTAAACTCTGCCTTTATCCTCCATCCTTTATCAGTCATTCAGCAAAAATTTATTAATACCTACTATctgccaggcattgtgttagTCACTTAGCATAGAAAGTAGTGTAAAgaagaaagtggaaaagaaaaagtcccCACTTtcaaagagctcacagtctagaTCTTGGATTGCATTGGAATTTTATTGATCCTCTCTTTGCAAAGCTTCCTGTTTTCCATATTAGGTTTTATTGCTCGTTTCCAGAGTACTGTGACACAGAGTAGCCTCTTCTTTTCAAGGAAAGCATGATGGAATTGCATTTAGACTTTGTCCTTGTAACTAACTCATCTTGTTTCTGTTGCCATGAAAAGCAGATTTAGCAGGGGCTCATGGACTGAACAAGTCTATGgaaatttgggggcagccctggtggcgcagcggtttagcgccgcctacagcctggggtgtgatcctggagacccgggatcaagtcccacatccggctccctgcatggagcctgcttctcgctctgcctgtgtctttatctctctgcctctgaattaaaaaaaaaaaaaaaaaaaaagaaagaaagaaatttgggttGTAGACCAACAGAAATAGTTGTAAGATGCTGAGTCACTTTTTACCAGAAATCTTAAACTCAGAAATAATGTGTGACAAAGTCAAGCAAATTTCCTTTTCTagtgtgattattttctttgtttttttcttttttcaaagattttatttatttgagagagggagagcacagagggagagggaaaagcagattccccactgagcagggaatctgatacgggcctcaatcccaggaccccaggatcatgatctgagccaaaggcagatgcttaaccaactgaaccatcctgGCACCACTAGTGTGAtgttttttctgattttaaattagtctatttctttttctttttttttttttttaatttttatttattcatgataggcacacagtgagagagagagaggcagagacacaggcagagggagaagcaggctccatgcaccgggagcctgacgtgggattcgatcccggatctccgggatcgcgccctgggccaaaggcaggcgccaaaccgctgcgccacccagggatcccagtctatTTCTTTTTGACTCCTTTAATATTCGCTgatataaaaactgaaattcattAAATAGATCATAGATTGTTCTAAGAGTAGTTGGGTTATGTCCCAGACTTTCTATGGTCATAATTTATTCTCCCTCACTACAGTAaaggaaatccaaataaaaattggggaatttatggggtgcctgggtagctcagtcagttgagcatcagactcttggttttggctcgggatGTGATCTTGGTATCTTTGTGAtatgggattaagccctgtgttgggctccatgctcagtgggcaatctgcttgggattcaaccatcctctccctctcttccccaccccttccccccattGCCCCCACTGGTGTGAGTGTGTGCTCTCATGCACTTGCTgtctcagattaaaaaaaaaaaaaatctttaaaaaaaattggcaaatttATAGAAAACTGTCTTGAGGTTATACCTGAAGCAGTCTTCTGGCAGATACCTTATTAGAAGGACAAGTTCAGCTATAAGAATTAGAAGAGTATACTAATGTTGTAACAGTGTGAATGTTAtccaaaatttgaaagaaaagttacctaatggtataaaataaaagatcagagaagaaacattcaacttttctttttttaaatcccttatGCAGCTTTCGGGGTACTGTTGTGGGAAATTGCTACATATGGAATGTCACCATATCCAGGTATTGACCTGTCTCAGGTGTATGatctactggaaaaaggataTCGAATGGAACAACCTGAAGGATGCCCCCCTAAGGTTTATGAACTTATGAGAGCATGtaagtggtttttttgttgttgttgtttttgttttttgagtttttttgtattttaattttgaagggTTAAGTCAGTGATTCAGGGTgattaacaaaataagaaaacagttttCCTCTCAGTGTTAGATTGAATCCAATCTCATGACATATAAAGTGTTGGTCAGgcgtgtttgggtggctcagtctgccttcagtgcaggtcatgacctcaggattctgggatcgagcctgaatagggcttcctgctcagtgggggatctgcttctccctctccctctccctctccccccgtactcatgtgcatgctctctctctcataaatgaataaaatctttaaaaaagggtcATTGATCAGCCAGTTGGCATATATAATAAACCATTGAGTCTTAATTGGAATTCTAATAACAGTTGTCCATGGCCCATATATTGCATATAAGTGGTTTCCCCAAACCACTTGCATATTCTAATAGGATAATAAGAAACTGGGTTTGGAGATGGCTGCTTTCAACTAGATAAAAATGATTGCTAAAGACTGGAGAATACCTGAAAGTAACCACTTTGAATAAACAAAAGCATCTGACTTCTTAACAGATGAGAAAGCTAGAAGGTGAGTGGTGAATTAGATTGCATTGTGTTTAAGCATATGTCTTGTTATTTTCCTTACCGTCCTGTTTTTGTCAAAGTGAACTCtaacttcctcctttctttttttttttttcctcctttctgataTCCTGTTATACTTCTGATTATACTTAGCTGATTATAAGGTTAGAATGAGTTTGAATACAGGTtctacttctttcatttttctagtaGAAAAcaactttccattttattttatttattttagattttatttatttattcatgagagacacagaggcagagacataggcagagggagaagcaggctccatgtggggagcttgatggtgggactcaatcctgggactccaggatcatgctctgggccaaaggcaggcaccaaaccgctgagccacccaggcgccccaactttccattttataaagcatctccccacccctctttATCCCCGTAGTAGAGAAAATAGAAGCTGAGGCTACATAGAAGGACCAGCCCTAGGAAGTGGGTTTATCACAGCTTTAAGTCTGGAACTGAGAAGCAGCTGCCTCACTGTCCTTCAGTAGCCTCCATCATGATGTTTGGGACTCGCTTGCAGGTGTGCCAttggatatttaatttttgaaaggagctttcagtattttcttcttttgttacaTAGGCTGGAAGTGGAGCCCTGCTGACAGGCCATCTTTCGCTGAAACACATCAGGCTTTTGAAACCATGTTTCATGACTCCAGTATTTCTGAAGGTGGGAATCTGGTAGTTTACAGCTGGTCGCCAGTTCTGGGTGGTGTTAGGGGTGGTAATATTTCAAGAACAGTAGATTCTTCTAGTTTGTGACTCCATTTCGGGATATTGAATTAATTCTTGGCCTTTATTCtcgctttgctttttttttttttttttgctatttttaaatgtctctatgtctctgctcaTTTCTAAtattgaaattgtattttaattaggAATTCAGTCTCTTCATAAAGAGAAGAAGTTTGGTAGTTCTTTAACCACCAACACTTACCATatatggaagggaagaaaaaatgagtaTGAAGATTATTCCACCTCCCTGAACCATACCTACAAAGACAGAATCAAGTTATTAAGGCAATAtccagaaatttcatttctagaaatagatcttgaaataattaagaatatgAATAAAGATTTAGCTACAAAGATGTTACATCAGTGTGtagtttttaatattgaaaaattaagaacaatttAAGAATCTAATTATTAtgttcatataatggaatatttaaaatgatattcttaaatatattgacatggaaaatagtttaaaatgagCATGTTAAGCTATGAACAGTGAGAAGCCTTTTCGtatctgaaaaacaaatgtataGGCGCACGTAGGCATGACAGTGCCTCTACAATTACATGCAGAAGTCAGACAGTAAACTTGTTATATAGACAGGCTATTCCTAGAGAGTTAAAAACATCGAATTCTTAGTTATTTGTGCTTATTATTAGATTCTTTGGTATAGCTCCAGAATTTCacacatatttgttaaaatttctcCTTCATAATTGAACACAGAGCTTACTACTTAAGttcaggttttaaaatattagaaaaggaaaTCAGGCAAGTTGAATTTTGTCATCTTTCGTTAGCAATGTATCATTTCAGATAAGAAGGGAAAAGTATAACACTGAAGTTGAATGAAAAGTATTTTCTTCCTTGTCCTTTGCTTAGCTGAAACTTCTGCACATCAACCTTTGGGCCAGTTTGAGCAGCTGCCTGTCTCGGCCCCTCTGTGCTTTACCACAGCAGAGCTGGAGTGATAGAAGTCACAGGCTCCACTTCTCTGATGCTTCTGTGTCACCTTTTAACTTCTGTTGAATCCTTGCTTAAATATTTCTGcttctttcaaaaatgttctgTCCTTTTAGAAAATCAGCCATTATTACTTCTTAAAGGTAATTGCAATTCAGAATTGctaaacaagaaatttaaaattatttaacccacattttattaagcatttaatcTTTGGCAAGCACTATACTGAAGACATAGGGATAAGACACAGTTCCTAccttaaaaagatgtatttattagtTGTGAGTGGCAGAAACCTAACTCAAGTTTTCGAAAGCAATAAAAGGAGGATTTATTGGCTCATAACCAAACCGTGGGAAAGGAGGGATGGTGTGAACTTCAGAGTCAGTAGAAGCCACAGACTCAAGGGGCTCTGGGACTTCCTACTTCCCACAACCACTCCCACCCAGTATCACTTCACTTTTGCTTCTACATTGATCTCATCCTCAGAATATTCCAAGAGGCACGGGGCACAGTTACTAGCATCCTTGAGGTCATATCTTTATAGCTTACGTCTGTGTCTGCCAGCTGCTGTACATAGCAGCGTAGGAAAGGAATCTCACTGACAGTGCTTGGGTTATATACTGTATATCCATTCTTGTGGAAGAGtcgattttttaaaatagttgccaaaaaatgtaaaataaacacaCTATTTCACAATTTCATTGATTCCACTTCATTTTTGTTCAGGAATGAGTAGCAAAGTATGTCTTTGCCCCAGTAGAAGCCACAAAATGCATAGCCATGTTCAAAAGGGTGAGCACTTTTTCAGGAGCCTCATTTGCTtcatttgaatgaaatgaaatgcatcTACCCTCCTTCTTGGTATAAGGtacaatctaaaaataaaaataactccagAAATCTGTCTGCTTTGTTCAGCCTCTGAATAAGGACTCAGTAAACAAGGATATCCAAATGATATGGAAGCACATGAAACCATGCtgaacattactcatcatcagagaaatccAAAATAGAACAATGAGATGCCATAGAGACTGACACCAGAATGGCTCAAattaaaattgaacaaaaaaacCCCTGATAATATCAAACTCTGGCAAGAATGCAGAGTAACCAAAACTACTATACAATGCTAATGGGAGTATAGATTGGCCCAGCCATTTTGGGAGACTGTTTGGCACAATCCAACAAAGCTGAATTATGTGCACCCTATAACCCACCAGTCCtgctcctaggtatatacccagcAGACAATCACACAATTCTGAAGCAAAAGACACGTAGCAGGGTGTTCCTAGCAGCATATtcactcacaatagccaaaaactaaaaacaacctaagtatccatcaaaagaggaatggattaattttggtatattcacaCTTTTGAACAATATACCATGAGAGAAAGCCCCTGCCacatgcaacaatgtggatgaatccaCAGTCACAATATTGAGCaagagaagccagacataaaagagtACATACTCTGtgattccattgtatattttagtacttttctccagtttttttcctgttgtatactttttctgaaaataaaaccttttctgtGTCCTGAAATTGTTTTTCATCAGTCCCTTTATCTTCCTCACAGAGGTAGCTGAGGAGCTTGGGAGAGCTGCCTCCTCCTCATCTGTTGTTCCATACCTGCCCCGACTGCCAATACTTCCTTCCAAGACCCGGACGCTGAAGAAGCAGGTGGAGAACAAGGAGAATATCGAAGGGGCACAGGACACCACAGAAAATTCTGCTTCCAGTTCAGCACCAGGTATGGGTCACTAGGCGGGTAGAATTAAACTGTTTCCAGAACCTTGGGGTTTGATCCTTTATTTCCACTTTGCTGTCCGTCTTCCCCAAGGAGAGAATGGCCAGCATTAAACCAGCTCCTGCTCTTGTCCTTGGTTCTGGGGTGCCAGCGTCGTTAGTCCTGATCTCTTCCGTCCGTTCTACTACTTGGCTTCTCGCCCTGTTTCCTCAACTCTCCAATCTCAGACAGTTACCTCTTGACAGTTTCTGGGAAAAACTGCTTCATTGAGCCTGATAGATGAGGCCAGGGCATGCTGTAGCTTTTAGAGAATAGACAATAGCCAAGGTGAAAGCCAGCACGTTGTTTCTTCCCAGTTATATCACATGTTGTATTTGTAACACTCATCGGTGTAAAATgataacatatttattaatttcttctgagTCCTACTAATACCTGACATTTAAGAGATACTAACAAAACTCTTATAGTTAACCATAGTTACTCAAGTGTAATGGAATCACTGTTTGTCTTTAACGTTACTGATTGGCCATTTCTTATCAGGGTTCATTAGAGGTGCACAGGCCCCTAGTGGGTCCCCAGCACTGCCTCGAAAACAAAGAGACAAGTCACCCAGCAGCCTCTTGGAAGATGCCAAAGAGACATGCTTCACCAGGGATAGGAAGGGAGGCTTCTTCAGCTCCttcatgaaaaagagaaatgctCCCACACCCCCTAAACGCAGCAGTTCCTTCCGAGAAATGGAGAATCAACCCCACAAGAAATATGAACTCACGGGTAACTTCTCATCTGTTGCTTCTCTACAGCATGCTGATGGGTTCTCTTTCACTCCTGCCCAGCAAGAGGCGAATCTGGTGCCACCCAAGTGCTATGGGGGGAGCTTTGCACAGAGGAACCTCTGTAATGACGatggtggcgggggcgggggcagtggCACTGCTGGGGGTGGGTGGTCTGGCATCACAGGCTTCTTTACACCACGTTTAATCAAAAAGACACTGGGCTTACGAGCGGGTAAACCCACAGCCAGTGATGACACTTCCAAGCCTTTTCCAAGGTCAAACTCTACATCTTCCATGTCCTCAGGGCTTCCAGAGCAGGATAGGATGGCAATGACCCTTCCCAGGAACTGCCAGAGGTCCAAACTCCAGCTGGAAAGGACAGTGTCCACCTCTTCTCAGCCAGAAGAGAATGTGGACAGGGCCAATGATATGCTTCCAAAAAAATCAGAGGAAGGTGCTGCTCCAAGCAGGGAGAGACCAAAAGCCAAACTTTTGCCCAGAGGAGCCACGGCTCTTCCTCTCAGAACCCCCTCTGGGGACCCAGCCATTACAGAGAAGGACTCTCCAGCGGTGGGGGTGGCTGGAGTGGCAGCTGCCCCAAAGAGCAAGGAGAGGAATGGTGGAGCACGACTTGGCATGGCTGGAGTCCCAGAGGATGGCGAGCAGACAGGCTGGTCTTCTCCAGCCAAGGCTGCAGCAGCCCTCCCAACCACTCACAACCACAAAGTGCCAGTCCTTATCTCACCCACTCTGAAGCACACTCCAGCTGACGTGCAGCTCATTGGCACAGACTCTCAGGGCAATAAATTCAAACTCTTATCTGAGCATCAGGTCACATCCTCTGGAGACAAGGACCGACCCCGACGGGTAAAACCAAagtgtgccccacccccacccccagtgatGAGACTACTGCAGCATCCGTCCATGTGCTCAGACTCCACGGAAGAGCCCACTGCCCCGACTGCAGGACAGCCCACGCCAGAAacacaggaaggagggaagaaggcagCTCCGGGGGCAGTGCCCATCGGTGGGAAAGCTGGGAGGCCAGTGATGCCTCCACCTCAAGTGCCTCTGCCCACATCTTCCATCTCACCAGCCAAAATGGCTAATGGCACAGCAGGTACTAAAGTGGCTCTGAGAAAAACCAAACAGGTGGCTGAGAAAATCTCAGCAGACAAAATCAGCAAAGAGGCCCTGCTGGAATGTGCTGACCTACTGTCCAGTGCAATCACGGAACCTGTGCCCAACAGCCAGCTGGTGGACACGGGACACCAGCTACTCGACTACTGCTCAGGCTATGTGGACTGCATCCCTCAAACTCGCAACAAATTTGCCTTCCGAGAGGCTGTGAGCAAACTGGAACTCAGCCTGCAGGAGCTGCAGGTGTCTTCAGCTGCTGCTGGGGTGTCCGGGGCAAACCCTGTCCTTAATAACTTATTGTCATGTGTCCAGGAAATCAGTGATGTGGTGCAGAGGTAGCCACTGTGAGCCTCAGGGGAAGATGCTCACATTtctgaggggagagggaaaggggcttgttttcctgtgttcttgttttcaaaaaatgaaagactgATACTTGAGTGTGTTTATGTGAAGTACCTCAGATCTCTGAGTTCTCACGTTTACAGGTTCatctcaaaaataacaaaaagcaaaacacataGGACAGGGAAATGAAATGGGGGCAGAGCAGTGGTGGACAGGATTGGAAGCTGCCCTGGAACATCAGGGAACATGTGTCTGCCAGGCCACAGAGAACCCAGTCCAATCCGTTCTTACCTGGGATGATGTGTGGTGGGTAAACAGGGCTGCTCTGGGCCAGGCTGCAGGCCTGTGTGCAGACTGTGGACTGGCCGGGGGTGCTCACTCCGCGCCCCACAGAAGGGgactgacttggggctccagGAGGTACTGGCGGTGGTCACGTGCCACCTCACCTAATGAATCGGGTGGGAGTGAAGAAGGGAAAGCTGGGAATGTTACCGAGGGGAACCTTTCCTTTGAGGCCATTGAAAGCAGCTGTTTCTCCAGAGCTCACCGCCATAGTCGAAGCTGCAGGTCAGCCTGCGAGGGCATGCTCCCATCCTTTTTACCATGGGCATGTTAATTGGTGCAGGAAGTAAAGAATGCTAGGAAGTAGTCAGGGAGATTGAAACTTCCTCCTCACATCTCCATGGATGAGCAGAAGTCATTTCTCCCCCTCATAGGTTATTTCCTAGTGGACCGGGATTTGGTTTTTAGCTCGCTGGTGCCCATCTATAAATTGTAGGCATAGGGGTCTCCTTCGTGGttcctctctgctctcttccGGGTGGGCCATCTTCCTTTATATCTGGCAGTATTCAGGGCATTAATCAATGTTGATATGGAAAACAGCGGTCACGTACAGGCTCTCTTGGGAATCCTTTTCTGATGCCGTGCCCCTGCAAACCGACATACTGGCCAAGGAATTAAGCAGCTCTGCATCTCTTTATCGGTTAACATGCCAGGGAAGGAGGTCTCTTCTTGGAATCCATTGGCCAGCTCCAGAGGTCTGTGACTTTAAGTGTTCTTGAGAAGCTGATTTGGTCCCAATGGCCATTTCTCTGTACTTTTCACCTCCCTCATCACCGTAGACCCAGGCTAggtagggaggaggagaaatattCTTTCACTCTCCGTGAATTTCAGATGAATTGCCCCCAATTACTCCCACCTACTCTTCTCCCTTCACATAGCCCCTTCCCCCTCATGGTTGTGCTTGTCTGTAAATACTGTACTGGGAATactctttgatatttattttgtcaCTTCACCTCTCTTTGAAGAATGCATAATCGAAGGGGCAGGTCATTTCAAGGAAATACTGATTAAACCCTAGAAACATAATGACTTAACCCCCAAATATGTTTTGCCTTTGAAAACTAGGCCTTTTCCTATTTAGTTATAGTTATGGAAGCTAATTAGGATCATATTGAACTGAACCTAAGCAGTTggatattattaatattcttGATATCAGGTCTAATCTTAatacttcattctctttttaaagctttatgaccaccacccctcccctgcccaagGAGAACCtgatacaaaagaataaataattttttcctcccAAACGAATATTAACTTAGGAAGATAGGAGTTGAACACTGGTGATCTGTGAgttttcttcctgcctctgttATCGTTCCACTGTCAAGCCACAGCCCCATCTCTTAATCTGTTAAAGGAAGGTAATGCTACATCTTCTCCAGGGTGTTTTGCGAATAAGTGTATAGCTATCCCTTTGAGAGCCACTTCAGTGCAGCGTTGTTGCGTTCAAtggttttcattctcttctttgctCAGTAGCAGATAATGGAAATGTGGAACTGCTGAGATGATGCTAACGGGGCTAGAATACTGAGGAGGCAAAACTATGTTTTGGACAGCGTTTGTCCTCTCtgaggaggaaactgagttttcattagaaagaaaggaaaccctTGATTCTTGCTGTGGCTGCTCCAGAGGAGGTTCAGGCCAGGAGGAGGATGAGAAGGGAAGAGACAGTCCTGAGCTTGGCAGGGCTTGGGTGAGCCCTGACTGTAGGTTACCTACAGGATGCAGCACAGGCAGTGAGCAATCTGGCTGACCTTCCCTGAGTGGTCGGTCGAGAAGACCAGAGTTCCCTTTAACCTGGATGTCGGCCCATGGTCCTCCCACCTCCTTCTTCGCCACTCCCCTTCATCAGTCATTTCCATAAACTTGAAATTGTTTTAGCAATTTGCCTTTTAAGGGTGGGCAGGGACAGCTAAAACTTTAGAATATTATGCTGCTTTTTAAGTTTATCCGTCATTGTGGGATGCAATTTGAGGGATTAATTATAATTGTTG carries:
- the ABL2 gene encoding tyrosine-protein kinase ABL2 isoform X1, with amino-acid sequence MGQQVGRVGEAPGLQQPQPRGIRVGSVARPSGRRRDLAGRTAEAGFNIFTQHDHFASCVEDGFEGDKTGGSSPEALHRPYGCDVEPQALNEAIRWSSKENLLGATESDPNLFVALYDFVASGDNTLSITKGEKLRVLGYNQNGEWSEVRSKNGQGWVPSNYITPVNSLEKHSWYHGPVSRSAAEYLLSSLINGSFLVRESESSPGQLSISLRYEGRVYHYRINTTTDGKVYVTAESRFSTLAELVHHHSTVADGLVTTLHYPAPKCNKPTVYGVSPIHDKWEMERTDITMKHKLGGGQYGEVYVGVWKKYSLTVAVKTLKEDTMEVEEFLKEAAVMKEIKHPNLVQLLGVCTLEPPFYIVTEYMPYGNLLDYLRECSREEVTAVVLLYMATQISSAMEYLEKKNFIHRDLAARNCLVGENHVVKVADFGLSRLMTGDTYTAHAGAKFPIKWTAPESLAYNTFSIKSDVWAFGVLLWEIATYGMSPYPGIDLSQVYDLLEKGYRMEQPEGCPPKVYELMRACWKWSPADRPSFAETHQAFETMFHDSSISEEVAEELGRAASSSSVVPYLPRLPILPSKTRTLKKQVENKENIEGAQDTTENSASSSAPGFIRGAQAPSGSPALPRKQRDKSPSSLLEDAKETCFTRDRKGGFFSSFMKKRNAPTPPKRSSSFREMENQPHKKYELTGNFSSVASLQHADGFSFTPAQQEANLVPPKCYGGSFAQRNLCNDDGGGGGGSGTAGGGWSGITGFFTPRLIKKTLGLRAGKPTASDDTSKPFPRSNSTSSMSSGLPEQDRMAMTLPRNCQRSKLQLERTVSTSSQPEENVDRANDMLPKKSEEGAAPSRERPKAKLLPRGATALPLRTPSGDPAITEKDSPAVGVAGVAAAPKSKERNGGARLGMAGVPEDGEQTGWSSPAKAAAALPTTHNHKVPVLISPTLKHTPADVQLIGTDSQGNKFKLLSEHQVTSSGDKDRPRRVKPKCAPPPPPVMRLLQHPSMCSDSTEEPTAPTAGQPTPETQEGGKKAAPGAVPIGGKAGRPVMPPPQVPLPTSSISPAKMANGTAGTKVALRKTKQVAEKISADKISKEALLECADLLSSAITEPVPNSQLVDTGHQLLDYCSGYVDCIPQTRNKFAFREAVSKLELSLQELQVSSAAAGVSGANPVLNNLLSCVQEISDVVQR
- the ABL2 gene encoding tyrosine-protein kinase ABL2 isoform X3 yields the protein MGQQVGRVGEAPGLQQPQPRGIRVGSVARPSGRRRDLAGRTAEAGFNIFTQHEALHRPYGCDVEPQALNEAIRWSSKENLLGATESDPNLFVALYDFVASGDNTLSITKGEKLRVLGYNQNGEWSEVRSKNGQGWVPSNYITPVNSLEKHSWYHGPVSRSAAEYLLSSLINGSFLVRESESSPGQLSISLRYEGRVYHYRINTTTDGKVYVTAESRFSTLAELVHHHSTVADGLVTTLHYPAPKCNKPTVYGVSPIHDKWEMERTDITMKHKLGGGQYGEVYVGVWKKYSLTVAVKTLKEDTMEVEEFLKEAAVMKEIKHPNLVQLLGVCTLEPPFYIVTEYMPYGNLLDYLRECSREEVTAVVLLYMATQISSAMEYLEKKNFIHRDLAARNCLVGENHVVKVADFGLSRLMTGDTYTAHAGAKFPIKWTAPESLAYNTFSIKSDVWAFGVLLWEIATYGMSPYPGIDLSQVYDLLEKGYRMEQPEGCPPKVYELMRACWKWSPADRPSFAETHQAFETMFHDSSISEEVAEELGRAASSSSVVPYLPRLPILPSKTRTLKKQVENKENIEGAQDTTENSASSSAPGFIRGAQAPSGSPALPRKQRDKSPSSLLEDAKETCFTRDRKGGFFSSFMKKRNAPTPPKRSSSFREMENQPHKKYELTGNFSSVASLQHADGFSFTPAQQEANLVPPKCYGGSFAQRNLCNDDGGGGGGSGTAGGGWSGITGFFTPRLIKKTLGLRAGKPTASDDTSKPFPRSNSTSSMSSGLPEQDRMAMTLPRNCQRSKLQLERTVSTSSQPEENVDRANDMLPKKSEEGAAPSRERPKAKLLPRGATALPLRTPSGDPAITEKDSPAVGVAGVAAAPKSKERNGGARLGMAGVPEDGEQTGWSSPAKAAAALPTTHNHKVPVLISPTLKHTPADVQLIGTDSQGNKFKLLSEHQVTSSGDKDRPRRVKPKCAPPPPPVMRLLQHPSMCSDSTEEPTAPTAGQPTPETQEGGKKAAPGAVPIGGKAGRPVMPPPQVPLPTSSISPAKMANGTAGTKVALRKTKQVAEKISADKISKEALLECADLLSSAITEPVPNSQLVDTGHQLLDYCSGYVDCIPQTRNKFAFREAVSKLELSLQELQVSSAAAGVSGANPVLNNLLSCVQEISDVVQR
- the ABL2 gene encoding tyrosine-protein kinase ABL2 isoform X7; this encodes MGQQVGRVGEAPGLQQPQPRGIRVGSVARPSGRRRDLAGRTAEAGFNIFTQHEALHRPYGCDVEPQALNEAIRWSSKENLLGATESDPNLFVALYDFVASGDNTLSITKGEKLRVLGYNQNGEWSEVRSKNGQGWVPSNYITPVNSLEKHSWYHGPVSRSAAEYLLSSLINGSFLVRESESSPGQLSISLRYEGRVYHYRINTTTDGKVYVTAESRFSTLAELVHHHSTVADGLVTTLHYPAPKCNKPTVYGVSPIHDKWEMERTDITMKHKLGGGQYGEVYVGVWKKYSLTVAVKTLKEDTMEVEEFLKEAAVMKEIKHPNLVQLLGVCTLEPPFYIVTEYMPYGNLLDYLRECSREEVTAVVLLYMATQISSAMEYLEKKNFIHRDLAARNCLVGENHVVKVADFGLSRLMTGDTYTAHAGAKFPIKWTAPESLAYNTFSIKSDVWAFGVLLWEIATYGMSPYPGIDLSQVYDLLEKGYRMEQPEGCPPKVYELMRACWKWSPADRPSFAETHQAFETMFHDSSISEEVAEELGRAASSSSVVPYLPRLPILPSKTRTLKKQVENKENIEGAQDTTENSASSSAPGFIRGAQAPSGSPALPRKQRDKSPSSLLEDAKETCFTRDRKGGFFSSFMKKRNAPTPPKRSSSFREMENQPHKKYELTGLPEQDRMAMTLPRNCQRSKLQLERTVSTSSQPEENVDRANDMLPKKSEEGAAPSRERPKAKLLPRGATALPLRTPSGDPAITEKDSPAVGVAGVAAAPKSKERNGGARLGMAGVPEDGEQTGWSSPAKAAAALPTTHNHKVPVLISPTLKHTPADVQLIGTDSQGNKFKLLSEHQVTSSGDKDRPRRVKPKCAPPPPPVMRLLQHPSMCSDSTEEPTAPTAGQPTPETQEGGKKAAPGAVPIGGKAGRPVMPPPQVPLPTSSISPAKMANGTAGTKVALRKTKQVAEKISADKISKEALLECADLLSSAITEPVPNSQLVDTGHQLLDYCSGYVDCIPQTRNKFAFREAVSKLELSLQELQVSSAAAGVSGANPVLNNLLSCVQEISDVVQR